In Juglans regia cultivar Chandler chromosome 5, Walnut 2.0, whole genome shotgun sequence, the following are encoded in one genomic region:
- the LOC109022262 gene encoding NDR1/HIN1-like protein 13, with translation MAKRVHPHDSPPPAPAPDETFSDSSETALKPAPTYSEKPVPQPGTYVIHVPKDQVYRVPPPENARRYKNLAGSGNRRPPCCLCLCWFLALTAIVLVLVAVAAGIFYLVVKPESPNYSVNAIAIRGLNLTTATSSSSILTVSPELDVTVRADNPNDKIGIHYQKDSSVEIYYTDVKLCNGALPAFYQPSNNVTVFRTALKGTRIELSSRVKSSLVEAQTRGNIPLELKIRAPVKIKVGSVKTWTITVKVDCDLTVDKLTANAKIISNECDYGVDLW, from the coding sequence ATGGCCAAACGAGTCCACCCGCATGACTCGCCCCCACCGGCACCTGCACCAGACGAAACCTTCTCCGACAGCTCTGAGACTGCGCTCAAACCCGCCCCTACGTATTCCGAGAAACCAGTGCCTCAGCCCGGAACCTATGTGATCCACGTCCCCAAGGACCAGGTCTACCGTGTCCCTCCACCCGAGAACGCTCGCCGCTACAAGAACCTCGCTGGCAGCGGAAACCGCCGTCCACCCTGCTGCCTCTGCCTTTGCTGGTTCCTCGCACTCACTGCTATCGTCCTGGTCCTCGTCGCCGTCGCCGCAGGCATCTTCTACCTCGTCGTCAAGCCCGAATCGCCGAACTACTCGGTCAACGCAATCGCCATCAGGGGCCTCAACCTGACGACGGCGACATCGTCTTCTTCGATCCTCACGGTCTCGCCTGAGCTCGATGTCACCGTCAGAGCCGATAACCCCAACGACAAGATCGGAATCCACTACCAGAAGGACAGCTCCGTCGAGATCTACTATACGGACGTTAAACTTTGCAACGGCGCATTGCCGGCATTTTACCAGCCGTCGAACAACGTGACGGTCTTCCGGACGGCGCTAAAAGGGACCCGGATCGAGTTATCGAGCAGGGTGAAGAGCTCGTTGGTGGAGGCGCAGACGCGAGGTAACATACCGTTAGAGTTGAAAATAAGAGCGCCCGTTAAGATCAAGGTGGGGTCCGTTAAGACGTGGACGATTACCGTTAAGGTGGACTGTGACTTAACGGTGGATAAGCTAACGGCGAACGCGAAGATCATTTCCAATGAATGTGACTATGGTGTGGATCTTTGGTAG